CAGGCGCTGGATGTCGTCAACAGCTTCCGCGATCGCCCCGCCGGAACGCTGCGCCTGAACGTTCCCATGAGCGCCTCCCGACTGGTCCTGCCGGCTCTTGTCCCGACCTTCCTGGCGGCTTATCCGGATATCCGGCTCGAGGTCCTCACGGACGAGAGCTTCGTCGATGTCCTCGCGGCCGGCTGCGACGCCGGTATCCGCTACGACGAGCGCCTGGAGCAGGACATGATCGCGATACCGATCGGCCCCCGGGTCCAGCGCTTCGCCACGGCCGCCTCGCCGGCGTACCTGGATCGCCACGGCCGCCCGGCGCACCCGCGCGAGCTGCTGGGGCACGCCTGCCTGCGCGGGCGGTTCGCCAGCGGCAACATGCCCGCCTGGGAGTTCGAGAGGGACGGCGAAACGGTCTGGGTCGAGCCGACCGGCCCACTCGTGGTCCGGATCGGCGGCGCCACCGACCTCGCGGTGGATGCGGCCATCGCCGGCACGGGCATCGTCATGCTGTTCGAGGACTGGCTGCGGCCACACCTGGACAGCGGTGCGCTCGAACCCGTGCTGGCATCCTGGTGGCTGTCGTTCCCAGGCCCGTTCCTCTACTACCCCGGACGACGCCTGGTACCCGCGCCCCTGCGCGCCTTCATCGACTTCATCCGGGCGACGGCGCCGGCCTGAACAAAGGACAGGCAAAAAAAACCCCGCTTTTTCGCGGGGTTTGTGAATCACATCAGGTTGCGGCCGTGGAACAGCTCCTCGATTTCCCGGCGCAGCAGCGATTCGATGCGCTGGCGCTCCTTGAAGGAGAGATCGTCGGCCTGGGCCTCGAACAGGTAGGTGTCGAGGTCGAAGTCCTTGATGTGCATCTTGGTGTGGAAGATGTTTTCCTGGTAGACGTTCACGTCGAACATCTCGTACTTCTGACGGATGTGCTTGGCGAGGTAGTCCTGCACCGAATTGATCTTGTGGTCGATGAAGTGCTTCTTGCCCTTCACGTCGCGCGTGAAGCCGCGCACGCGGTAGTCGGCGATCACGATGTCCGACTCGAAGCTGTCGATCAGGTAGTTCAGTGCCTTCAGCGGCGAGATGACGCCGCACGTAGCCACGTCGATGTCCGCGCGAAATGTCGCGATGCCGTTGTGCGGATGCGTTTCCGGGTAGGTATGGACGGTGATGTGGCTCTTGTCCATGTGGGCGACGACGGCACCGGAGATGGTGTCGCGGCCCAGCTTCTCGACCACCGGTTCTTCCGAGATCAGGATGGTGACCGATGCGCCCTGCGGGTCGTAGTCCTGGCGGGCGATGTTCAGGATGTTGGCGCCGATGATCTCGGCCACATCCGTGAGGATCTGGGTCAGGCGATCGGCGTCGTACTGCTCATCGATGTACTCGATGTAGTTCTGGCGCTGCTGTTCGGACACCGCATAGCAGATGTCGTAGATGTTGAAGCTGAGCGCCTTGGTAAGGTTGTTGAAACCTTGCAGACGAAGGCGGGGAAGCGGTTTGACCACAGCGACTCTCCGAGGCCGGGAGGAACGGCCAGCAGTAGACGCGGGTTAGCAGCTAGGGTCCCCGCAGGTGATGTAAGCGACGGGGCGTCATTCTGCCCGGCGCTTGTGTACGGCATAAGACAAAGGGTCCCTACACCGAGGGGGTGAAATTATGAGGCAAGACGCTCAGGAATTGAACACGCCCGGGGTGGATCGATTTAATTTGTGGATTTTGTGCCCCGGTTGTCTGCAATAATCGCCCTGACACATGGCAAGTAGGCGACGCCTGACGGAAAACCGTCGGCATACACTCATCCGGGGCTGCCATGCCATTGCGACCCATCGGAATCAGCTGTGGCCCAACTCAAATACTTGCTTCAACAGGCTTTCGAACGTTCGCAAGCGCCGACGGGCTTTGCGCCGGACCCCATCGCGATGGGCCGCTTCCTGGACGCATGCCATCGCCGCCGCTACCCCGGCAAGACCGCGATCATCCGCCCGGGCGATCCGGCCAACACACTGTACTACGTGGTCGAAGGCTCGCTGGCGGTGTGCACCGAGGACGAGGAAGGCCGTGAGCTGATCCTGGCCTACATCAACCGGGGGCAGTTCATCGGCGAGATGGGCCTGTTCGTCGAGCAGGCCCAGCGCGAGTCGCTGGTGCGTACCCGCACCGCCGTGGAGATGGCAGAGATCAGCTACGAGCGGCTGTTCCAGCTGCTGGAGGGCCCACTCGCCGCCGAATGCCCCAAGCTACTGTTCGCCATCGGTTCCCAGCTGACCCATCGCCTGCTGCGCACTTCACGCCAGGTCAGCCGCATGGCCTTCATGGACGTGACCAACCGGGTATCCCGCACGCTGCTGGACCTGTGCCAGGAGCCGGACGCCATGACCCACCCGGACGGCACCCAGATCCGCATCTCCCGCCAGGAGGTCAGCCGGATCGTGGGTTGCTCGCGCGAAATGGTGGGACGCGTGCTCAAGCAGCTGGAAGAAGAGCGGATGATCGATGTGGCGGGCAAGACCATCGTGGTGCGCGGCACCCGCTAGGCCCCAGGGCGCGGCTCAGCCGCCCCGGTAGATCATGTGGACGTCCGCGCGCTCGTAGTGCGAGCCCGGACGCAGTGCCGGCTGCAACTCGAACCCGGCGCGCCGGTACATGCCAAGGGCCCTCGCCAGCCGGCTGTTGGATTCCAGGAACAGTTCCGTGCCCGCCCGGGCGCGGTAGTCGGCGATTGCCGCGTCGAGCAGCTTGCGGCCCGCGCCTAGCCCTCGGTAGTTCTCGTCCACACCCATTTTCGACAGCTCGTAGACCCCGCCCCCATGGTGCAGCAAGGCGCAGGTGCCTATGACTTCGCTGGCGTAGAGCGCGAACAGGATCGTGCCGCCGCGGGCCAGCACCTTCCCCTCCGGATCGGCGAACAAGGCACGGTCGACGTCCTCGACCCGGAAATGGCGTTCCAGCCACTGCTGGTTGAGGCGCTGGAAATGCGGCGCCAGCGCCGGCTCGTAGGGAACGATACGCACGGTTTCGCTGGCCAGCGCCGCGCGCTGGTCGAGGATGGCCGCGACCAGTGGACGCTCGGCCAGGGCCTGTTCGCAGCCGTCGATCGCCTCCAGCAGCGCCAGCCCCCGGCCCCCCATGGACGCCGCCATGCCGCGGCGAATGGATAGCCATACCGGCCCCAGCGCACCGAGTGCCGACTCCCCCGCGTCGGTCAGCGCCAGCACGCTGCGCCGGCCGTCCCGCGGGTCGCGCTGGCGAACCACCATGCCCGCGTCCACCAGTCGATCCGCCAGTTGGCTGACCGCCGAATGGGTCTGCCCGATGGCCGAGGCCACCTCGGTCACGGTGGTGGGCCCGACATCGCGCAGGAATCGCAGCACCGGAAACCAGCGCGACTCGATGCCCGCGTCACAGGCCCGGTAAACCTCGTCCACCGCCTGGTAGAAATGATCGCTGAGCGCCTTGAGCCGGCTGCCGAGCGCAAGTTCACGCAGGGAGGAGAGGTACATCGGGCATCCGCGCAAGGGGTCGAAAGCCGAGGCTAGCGGCGGCGGGATGTCGCACGCAAGCGATACGGGCAACCCCTTCATTCCCGGCACGCATGCCGGTGGGCTATGGTGTGTCCACCATCCACGACAACGACGGCGCATGGACTGGAGCCAGTTCCTCATCTTCGCCGGCGTCGGCCTGCTCGCCCAGCTGGTCGATGGCGCGCTGGGCATGGCCTATGGACTCGTGTCCAACGCCGTGCTGCTCGCACTCGGCCTGCCCCCGGCGGTGGCGAGCGCCACCGTGCATACGGCCGAAGTGTTCACCACCGGGGTGTCGGGCGGGGCCCACGCCTTCTTCGGCAACGTGGACTGGAAGACCTTCCGCCGCCTCGCCATTCCCGGGGTGGTAGGCGGCATCCTGGGGGCCTGGTTCCTGGCCAGTGTCGACGGCGACGTGCTGAAGCCCTTCGTCTATGCCTACCTGCTGATCCTGGGGATGGTGGTGCTGGTGCGCGCCACGGGCCGCACCGTGTCGCGCCATCGGGTCCGGCACAAGGGCATCCTGGGCTTCTGCGCCGGACTGCTCGACGCCATCGGCGGGGGGGGCTGGGGCCCGATCGCCACCTCCACGCTGCTGGCCAGGGGCGGGGACGTGCGGCAGACCATCGGCACGGTGAACGCGGCGGAGTTCGTGGTGACGATCGCCATCTCGTCGACGCTGATCTTCCATATGGGCGTGCAGCACTGGCCCATCGTGCTGGGCCTGCTCACGGGCGGCGTCATCGCCGCGCCGATCGCCGCGTGGCTGGTCAGGCACCTGCCGCCCCGTTACGTCATGGTCGCGGTAGGTTGCCTGATCGTGGGTATCAGCCTCTACCAGTTGGGCTCGTACTTCCTGCGCTGAGGCGCTGGCCGGACGTGGGTCAGAACCAGTGCAGCACGTCCAGCCGATCGCCCAGGGCGCGGCGGGCCTTCCTCTCCATCTTGGGCGATGGATTGACCAGCACCGCCTTGTCGGCGGCGCGCAGCATGGCCAGGTCGGACAGGGAATCGCTGTAGGCCAGGGCCCAGGGCCGCGGGATGCCGGCCTTGTCAAGATTGCGCACCTTCATGCCTTCGACGTTGTGCACGGTGAAGTGCACCCCCAGCGGGCCGCCGCGCGTGGACGACGCGATCAGTTCGTAACCGGCCAGGCTCACCTCGTCCAGGATGGACTCGACCATCGTGAGGTCGTTGCCGCTGACGATGACGACCCGGTCACCCAGCGCGACGTGCCGGCGCAACGTCGCCACCGCATCGCGCAGGAACACGCCGGGGCGCCGGGCGTAGACCCTGGCGAACGCACCGACCCGGCGACGATAGCTGGCTTCCCGCCGACCGAAGGTCACCACACGCAGGAAGACGCGCCCGAGGAGGCGGCTGCCCGCCACGGTCGGCAGCAGCAAAGGAACGAAGGGCAGCAACGGCAGGCCGAGCAACAGGCGCCAGCGACCGGCGCCGGAGAGGCACTCGCGGAAATACAGCTCGAGCGTCTGGTGACGCACGATGACGCCGTCGAAGTCGAACAGGACGACGCGACGCACGTCGGCGACGGGGCCAGGTGACCCCGTCGTTTCACTCCCCTGGTCCATGCCGCGCCTAGTGCTTGTGCGTCAGGCTGGGCGTGTCGAACAGCTTGCGCAGTTCCGTACCGGGATCGGCGGCGCGCATGAAGGCCTCGCCAACCAGGAAGCAGTCGATGCCCTTGTCGCGCAGCATCTTGACGTCTTCGCGGTTGTGGATACCGGATTCGGCGACCAGTGTGCCGTCACCGACCAGTTCCTTAAGGCGCAGCGAGGTTCCCAGCGACGTCTCGAACGTGCGCAGGTTGCGGTTGTTGACGCCGATGAGGGGCACGGGGAGTTCGAGTGCGACTTCGAGCTCTTCCTCGTTGTGGACCTCGACCAGGACGTCCAGGTCGAGCTCGGCGGCGAGCATGGATAGCTCGAGCAGGGCCTCGTGATCATGGATGACATCGTCGTCCGTCTTGGTGGCGAACGCGGCGACGATCAGCAGGATGCAGTCGGCACCGATGGTGCGCGCCTCGTACACCTGATATTCGTCGACGATGAAATCCTTGCGCAGGATGGGCAACTTGCAGGCCCCGCGCGCCTGGCGCACGAAGTCCTCGTGACCCTGGAAGAAATCGGCGTCGGTGAGGACGGAAAGGCACGCGGCTCCGCCTTGCTCGTAGCTGCGGGCGATCTCCGCCGGATTGAAGTCGGCGCGGATCAGCCCCTTGCTCGGGCTGGCCTTCTTGATCTCGGCGATCACCGCCGGCTGGCCGTCGTGCAGCTTGGCGTCGATGGCCGCCACGAAGCCGCGCGTGGGCTCCAGGTCGGCGATCATTGCGGCGAGGTCATCCAGCGAGCGATGACGCTTGCGTTCGGCTACTTCTTCCGCCTTGCGGGTGAGAATGCGATGGAGGATGTCGGGCATCGAAGCGCTTCCTTGGGTAAGGCCGGGCAGAGGGGGATTCCCGGCGATCTCAGGCGCCGAGCCGCCGGGTGGCGGCCACGAACGCATGCATTTTTGCACGAGCCGCGCCACTTGCGATCGTCTGGCGGGCAAGATCGATACCCGCCCGGATCGTGGGCGCCACATCCGCCGTGTACAGGGCGGCGCCGGCATTCAGGCAGACGATGTCCTGGGGTACGCCGGGCACGCCGGAGATGGCGTCCACCAGCATCGCCATGGAGCCCTCGGCATCCTCCACCCGCAGGTTGCGACTGGATGCCATGGCCAGCCCGAAATCCTCCGGCTCGATCTCGTATTCATGGACCACGCCGTCGCGCAGCTCCCCTACCAGGGTGGCAGCGCCCAGCGAGATCT
This DNA window, taken from Luteibacter sp. 9135, encodes the following:
- the crp gene encoding cAMP-activated global transcriptional regulator CRP translates to MAQLKYLLQQAFERSQAPTGFAPDPIAMGRFLDACHRRRYPGKTAIIRPGDPANTLYYVVEGSLAVCTEDEEGRELILAYINRGQFIGEMGLFVEQAQRESLVRTRTAVEMAEISYERLFQLLEGPLAAECPKLLFAIGSQLTHRLLRTSRQVSRMAFMDVTNRVSRTLLDLCQEPDAMTHPDGTQIRISRQEVSRIVGCSREMVGRVLKQLEEERMIDVAGKTIVVRGTR
- a CDS encoding LysR family transcriptional regulator, which codes for MHAFVTVATAGGFREGARLSGGSASALSEAVRRLEARLGVRLLNRTTRSVAPTEAGRGLLDRLAPALAEVGQALDVVNSFRDRPAGTLRLNVPMSASRLVLPALVPTFLAAYPDIRLEVLTDESFVDVLAAGCDAGIRYDERLEQDMIAIPIGPRVQRFATAASPAYLDRHGRPAHPRELLGHACLRGRFASGNMPAWEFERDGETVWVEPTGPLVVRIGGATDLAVDAAIAGTGIVMLFEDWLRPHLDSGALEPVLASWWLSFPGPFLYYPGRRLVPAPLRAFIDFIRATAPA
- a CDS encoding HAD family hydrolase; translated protein: MRRVVLFDFDGVIVRHQTLELYFRECLSGAGRWRLLLGLPLLPFVPLLLPTVAGSRLLGRVFLRVVTFGRREASYRRRVGAFARVYARRPGVFLRDAVATLRRHVALGDRVVIVSGNDLTMVESILDEVSLAGYELIASSTRGGPLGVHFTVHNVEGMKVRNLDKAGIPRPWALAYSDSLSDLAMLRAADKAVLVNPSPKMERKARRALGDRLDVLHWF
- the trpC gene encoding indole-3-glycerol phosphate synthase TrpC, with protein sequence MPDILHRILTRKAEEVAERKRHRSLDDLAAMIADLEPTRGFVAAIDAKLHDGQPAVIAEIKKASPSKGLIRADFNPAEIARSYEQGGAACLSVLTDADFFQGHEDFVRQARGACKLPILRKDFIVDEYQVYEARTIGADCILLIVAAFATKTDDDVIHDHEALLELSMLAAELDLDVLVEVHNEEELEVALELPVPLIGVNNRNLRTFETSLGTSLRLKELVGDGTLVAESGIHNREDVKMLRDKGIDCFLVGEAFMRAADPGTELRKLFDTPSLTHKH
- a CDS encoding bifunctional helix-turn-helix transcriptional regulator/GNAT family N-acetyltransferase, with translation MYLSSLRELALGSRLKALSDHFYQAVDEVYRACDAGIESRWFPVLRFLRDVGPTTVTEVASAIGQTHSAVSQLADRLVDAGMVVRQRDPRDGRRSVLALTDAGESALGALGPVWLSIRRGMAASMGGRGLALLEAIDGCEQALAERPLVAAILDQRAALASETVRIVPYEPALAPHFQRLNQQWLERHFRVEDVDRALFADPEGKVLARGGTILFALYASEVIGTCALLHHGGGVYELSKMGVDENYRGLGAGRKLLDAAIADYRARAGTELFLESNSRLARALGMYRRAGFELQPALRPGSHYERADVHMIYRGG
- a CDS encoding sulfite exporter TauE/SafE family protein, with the protein product MDWSQFLIFAGVGLLAQLVDGALGMAYGLVSNAVLLALGLPPAVASATVHTAEVFTTGVSGGAHAFFGNVDWKTFRRLAIPGVVGGILGAWFLASVDGDVLKPFVYAYLLILGMVVLVRATGRTVSRHRVRHKGILGFCAGLLDAIGGGGWGPIATSTLLARGGDVRQTIGTVNAAEFVVTIAISSTLIFHMGVQHWPIVLGLLTGGVIAAPIAAWLVRHLPPRYVMVAVGCLIVGISLYQLGSYFLR
- the speD gene encoding adenosylmethionine decarboxylase produces the protein MVKPLPRLRLQGFNNLTKALSFNIYDICYAVSEQQRQNYIEYIDEQYDADRLTQILTDVAEIIGANILNIARQDYDPQGASVTILISEEPVVEKLGRDTISGAVVAHMDKSHITVHTYPETHPHNGIATFRADIDVATCGVISPLKALNYLIDSFESDIVIADYRVRGFTRDVKGKKHFIDHKINSVQDYLAKHIRQKYEMFDVNVYQENIFHTKMHIKDFDLDTYLFEAQADDLSFKERQRIESLLRREIEELFHGRNLM